In Musa acuminata AAA Group cultivar baxijiao chromosome BXJ2-8, Cavendish_Baxijiao_AAA, whole genome shotgun sequence, one genomic interval encodes:
- the LOC103994202 gene encoding EID1-like F-box protein 3 codes for MERSRKNRNRNACSNPSTRTATAEDRNSGGCGGGGDSSSSSDANRGILDERVLMLVFRSMDWDPHVICVAACVSRRLRAVAGRVLFRELCFARAPRMVAALTSVGAAPGGRLGGGWHALAKLLFFCCGCAAPTRFFTLDRPAPGHFVPASRFSKTSGRSFLARRCWGDLLFVSDPCEHRESSRGGDEDLGAYRGVFRGFMRSRTRAWLIGKQAELEAGVRCPYCGARVWSMTAAGLVPRSASRRLGSHEGSLDYFVCVNGHLHGYCWLAHLSTDEDEEEEEEEEDDDVNVAL; via the coding sequence ATGGAGCGAAGCAGAAAGAATCGGAATCGCAACGCTTGCTCCAACCCATCGACGCGCACTGCCACCGCGGAAGATAGAAATAGTGGCGGctgcggtggcggcggcgacagcagcagcagcagcgacgcGAACAGGGGGATACTGGACGAGAGGGTGCTGATGCTGGTGTTCCGCAGCATGGATTGGGACCCGCACGTCATCTGCGTGGCGGCCTGCGTGAGCCGCCGCCTCCGCGCCGTCGCCGGCCGGGTGCTCTTCCGGGAGCTCTGCTTCGCCCGGGCCCCGCGCATGGTCGCGGCGCTGACCTCGGTGGGTGCCGCGCCAGGTGGCAGGCTAGGTGGCGGGTGGCACGCCCTGGCCAAGCTCCTCTTCTTCTGCTGCGGCTGCGCCGCGCCCACCCGCTTCTTCACCCTCGATCGCCCCGCCCCGGGCCACTTCGTCCCCGCCTCCCGCTTCTCCAAGACCTCCGGCCGATCCTTCCTCGCCCGCCGCTGCTGGGGCGACCTGCTATTCGTCAGCGACCCCTGCGAGCACCGGGAGTCCAGCCGCGGCGGCGACGAGGACCTCGGCGCTTACCGGGGGGTGTTCCGGGGGTTCATGCGGTCTCGGACGCGGGCGTGGCTGATCGGGAAGCAGGCGGAGCTGGAGGCCGGGGTGCGCTGCCCCTACTGCGGCGCCCGCGTGTGGAGCATGACGGCCGCAGGCCTCGTGCCCCGGAGCGCCTCCCGGAGGCTGGGCTCCCACGAAGGCAGCTTGGACTACTTCGTATGCGTTAACGGCCACCTGCATGGCTACTGCTGGTTGGCGCATTTGTCgaccgacgaggacgaggaggaggaggaggaggaggaagacgacgaTGTGAATGTTGCGCTCTAA